Proteins encoded in a region of the Quercus lobata isolate SW786 chromosome 8, ValleyOak3.0 Primary Assembly, whole genome shotgun sequence genome:
- the LOC115957233 gene encoding uncharacterized protein LOC115957233, producing MASEKREAEDCVARAEDCAPKASATKLYVCLSHTYGPVIYSIYEITVPNPIPPPPTKSEAIINSPNPLPTPNPILQLKSVEYPVAMCCVQLGSKFYLFGGKYHELDPPSVDQDVDRKYQHVKRFIYPLDLYIFDPTTKKLINGTPMNTGKAHPLAFVIDHKIYVLGSTYELPDQSHFDLLYQKKPPRKPYIKNDIETHALFEVYDPVVDKWTVLPNQPPIRDNTEWSWHSIVGKKVLLVACEISRYCLYCFDFDTNQWANYLNLPFFSRLSFFGGTEFVEGTLYGCQRTIVAAIKDPLAEEGTLYHPSISKEMDAIYHNLPPLVDSYTSSSLLHLGNGFFCFLVSGNPELPNDHFQYIDNYPVGDDKKRVIRIVIFQALGETYGVKKDYDVEYARGLFTAKFMYSAHCVINTPFPNQGRIEGFFSLGSVFGFGDGTHPMSADHGKPPVSNLPSNPLLVPPSVPDVNPLLVPQSVPDVLQLLMDDAMALIIHSMEDAHEATTQSLPPISVEADGVKEAGSIVIGTASAEAAGVDDAADDNSIHTNDDFITTARSWLLGKRKRTDHPHPRWHPLATDVESVRLTRPCDVLEITKKHDVYSIEFTAVQSEMASLKHAWDAANRALIEERQSIFGRLEYLYQSLISKLFNIRSSQDVAHCFVPQPITSFVPSSSQPTVPLASKPSGDTSFGMETLDFSKSMRLSRCHITRTDDANDK from the exons ATGGCTTCGGAAAAGAGAGAAGCGGAGGATTGTGTAGCAAGAGCAGAGGATTGTGCGCCCAAAGCATCAGCGACAAAACTATACGTATGTTTAAGCCATACCTATGGCCCTGTTATATATTCAATATATGAAATTACCGTACCAAACCCTATCCCTCCTCCCCCAACCAAATCCGAAGCAATAATAAATAGCCCCAATCCACTTCCCACCCCAAACCCAATCCTCCAACTCAAAAGTGTAGAATACCCTGTTGCCATGTGTTGCGTTCAGTTGGGTTCTAAGTTTTACTTGTTTGGTGGCAAATACCATGAATTGGATCCCCCATCCGTTGATCAGGATGTCGATAGAAAATACCAGCATGTAAAACGCTTCATATATCCGCTAGACCTCTATATTTTTGATCCCACCACCAAAAAGTTGATAAATGGTACACCCATGAACACTGGAAAGGCTCACCCCTTGGCCTTTGTGATCGATCACAAGATTTACGTGCTTGGAAGCACTTACGAATTGCCAGACCAATCCCATTTTGACTTACTGTACCAAAAAAAACCACCCCGCAAACCATATATCAAGAATGACATAGAAACCCATGCTTTGTTTGAAGTCTATGATCCTGTAGTTGATAAGTGGACAGTGTTGCCAAATCAACCTCCAATTAGGGACAACACTGAATGGAGCTGGCATTCTATCGTGGGAAAAAAGGTTCTTCTTGTAGCTTGTGAGATTAGCCGTTACTGCCTCTactgttttgattttgatacaaATCAATGGGCAAATTACCTAAACCTCCCTTTCTTCTCCCGCTTATCATTCTTTGGCGGGACTGAGTTTGTAGAAGGTACTCTTTATGGATGTCAACGCACCATTGTAGCTGCAATAAAAGACCCATTAGCTGAGGAGGGGACCCTTTATCATCCCTCCATCTCCAAGGAGATGGATGCTATTTACCATAATCTTCCTCCATTGGTTGACTCCTACACCTCATCAAGCTTGCTTCACTTGGGGAATGGGTTCTTTTGTTTTCTCGTGTCTGGGAATCCCGAGCTTCCTAATGATCACTTTCAATATATTGATAATTATCCAGTCGGAGATGACAAAAAGCGTGTTATTAGGATTGTAATTTTTCAGGCCCTTGGGGAGACATATGGAGTGAAGAAGGACTATGATGTTGAGTATGCCCGTGGATTATTCACAGCAAAATTCATGTATTCTGCTCATTGTGTCATCAATACCCCCTTCCCTAATCAAGGTCGCATTGAAGGCTTCTTCTCTCTTGGCTCG GTGTTTGGCTTTGGAGATGGGACTCACCCTATGTCTGCTGATCACGGGAAGCCACCTGTTTCGAACTTGCCATCCAATCCACTTCTTGTTCCCCCATCTGTCCCCGATGTCAATCCACTCCTTGTTCCCCAGTCTGTCCCCGATGTGCTGCAGCTTTTGATGGATGACGCAATGGCTTTGATTATTCATTCTATGGAGGATGCCCATGAAGCCACTACCCAATCTTTGCCTCCCATCTCTGTGGAGGCTGACGGGGTTAAGGAAGCGGGGAGTATAGTAATTGGTACCGCTAGTGCTGAGGCAGCAGGAGTTGATGATGCTGCTGATGACAACAGTATACATACTAATGATGATTTCATTACCACTGCAAGGTCTTGGTTGCTAGGTAAGAGAAAGCGCACTGATCACCCACATCCTAGATGGCATCCATTGGCGACAGATGTAGAGAGTGTTAGGCTCACTAGGCCGTGTGATGTGCTTGAAATTACCAAGAAGCATGACGTGTACTCTATAGAGTTCACAGCTGTACAGTCTGAGATGGCCTCTCTTAAACACGCTTGGGATGCTGCAAACAGAGCTTTGATTGAGGAGAGACAGAGCATATTTGGTCGCCTGGAATATCTTTACCAATCATTGATTTCTAAACTTTTCAATATCCGAAGCTCTCAAGATGTTGCTCATTGTTTTGTGCCTCAACCGATTACATCTTTTGTTCCCTCATCTTCCCAGCCTACTGTGCCACTTGCTAGCAAACCATCAGGAGATACCAGCTTTGGGATGGAGACGCTCGACTTCTCTAAGTCAATGCGTTTGTCTAGATGCCACATAACCAGAACTGATGATGCCAATGACAAGTAA
- the LOC115957417 gene encoding uncharacterized protein LOC115957417, which yields MRTLASHLTSYLCRRKLGCNVQSRSSSSFNVKDELSIEKDAERKIGWLLKLIFAGTASAVAYQLFPYLGDNLMQQSVSLLHVKDPLFKRMGASRLARFAIDDERRMKIVETGGAQELINMLGAAKDDRTRKEALKALTALSHSDEAVRALHLAGAISVIRSAPHSVEDADVEKYKSSLLKRFQDLRYDVSS from the exons ATGCGCACGTTAGCCTCCCACCTCACTTCT TATTTGTGTAGAAGAAAACTTGGATGCAATGTACAGTCTCGCAGTTCCTCATCATTCAATGTAAAAG ATGAGCTCTCCATTGAGAAGGATGCTGAAAGAAAGATAGGGTGGTTATTGAAACTAATCTTTGCTGGGACTGCATCAGCTGTTGCTTACCAGTTATTTCCGTATTTGG GTGATAATTTGATGCAACAGTCTGTGTCGCTGTTACATGTCAAGGATCCTTTGTTTAAGAGAATGGGAGCATCTCGGTTAGCTCGTTTTGCAATAGATG ATGAAAGGAGGATGAAAATAGTAGAGACTGGTGGGGCTCAAGAGCTCATAAATATGTTGGGGGCTGCTAAAGATGACCGCACACGGAAGGAAGCTTTGAAGGCCCTTACAGCCCTCTCACACTCAG ATGAAGCTGTTAGAGCTTTACACCTTGCTGGGGCTATCTCAGTTATCAGGTCTGCCCCACATTCCGTTGAGGATGCAGATGTTGAAAAATACAAGTCAAGCTTGCTGAAGAGATTCCAAGACCTAAGATATGATGTTTCATCTTGA